A window of Christiangramia forsetii KT0803 contains these coding sequences:
- a CDS encoding DUF5686 and carboxypeptidase-like regulatory domain-containing protein, whose amino-acid sequence MSKQSYLLLIIFFSFSINYAQTKVGGILNDDTGQTVPFANVVFANSSEGATTNESGEFYLQSDGNYDTLVISFVGYKTKKIPLKASVNLNMEITLEQEASSLDEVVIYRGKTSKKNNPAIDILKKVWANRRSNGVNAFKQYSYKEYEKLEFDINTVDSTLIESRIFNGMEFIFDYTDTNRVTGKTYLPMFINESVNQVYGDNDLNEEKEVLLGNKNSGFNQNRNLIDFVKDIYDDYDIYKNYIKFFDKSFVSPVSTTGIDTYNYVLSDSAYIDNKWCYNIVYYPRRENELTFKGDFWVNDTTWAVKNINLETTKDVNINWIKQVYIEQDFEVLSDSVFLITKDFFMADFGINKKKTSQGIYAKRTLLYDEYKFNNEKPASFYSQPVYNPQSQAYNRSDEFWSENRLEELNKDEKGIYVMLDSLTKTKAFNRLYDIATIAQSGYVEFDGWDYGPVYSTFGFNDVEGVRTRFGGRTYFGQNDPWRIEAYGAYGFKDNKFKYGISGKVLLDPKSRLILTGGNRRDVEQLGTSLTNSTDVLGRSLASSSLLNVGDNDKLSSINLSVFAIELEPLKNFKVRVGANYRVLKPASPEFSLDYYVDEERTIIDSEINQTEISTVFTWTPGRKVSGYGVERSVVNDEDFPTLFLNYSLGIKDVFKSDFEYKKLQFFYNQPLLIGGIGRSNVSLEAGKTFGAVPLGLLSVVPGNQTYFALYNTFPTLDFYEFVTDSYSAIHVEHNFNGRLFSRIPLLRELNLRELIGFRAVYGDISDESRMIDASGLSLVAPNSKPFYEYSVGIGNILKVMRFDVHFRGNYFDNPDARSMAFTIDFGFHF is encoded by the coding sequence ATGAGCAAACAATCCTATTTACTTTTAATAATTTTTTTCAGTTTCAGTATTAATTACGCACAAACTAAGGTTGGCGGAATACTAAATGATGATACCGGGCAAACTGTTCCTTTCGCAAATGTTGTGTTTGCCAATTCTTCAGAAGGGGCTACCACGAATGAATCTGGTGAGTTTTACCTGCAATCTGATGGCAATTATGATACATTGGTAATTTCATTCGTAGGTTATAAAACAAAAAAAATTCCTTTAAAAGCTTCCGTAAATCTAAATATGGAAATAACCTTGGAGCAGGAGGCATCCAGTCTTGATGAGGTGGTTATCTATAGAGGGAAGACTTCTAAAAAGAACAATCCCGCCATTGATATTTTAAAAAAGGTGTGGGCAAATCGCCGTTCAAATGGTGTAAATGCCTTTAAACAGTATTCTTATAAAGAATATGAAAAGCTTGAATTCGATATTAATACTGTTGATAGCACTCTTATTGAAAGTCGGATTTTTAACGGGATGGAATTTATTTTTGATTATACAGATACCAATAGGGTGACCGGTAAAACTTATCTGCCGATGTTTATCAATGAATCGGTAAATCAGGTTTACGGGGATAATGATCTAAATGAAGAAAAAGAAGTCTTACTGGGAAATAAGAATTCTGGCTTTAATCAGAATAGAAACCTGATTGATTTTGTAAAGGATATCTATGATGACTATGATATCTATAAGAATTATATCAAATTTTTCGATAAGAGTTTTGTGAGTCCTGTTTCAACTACCGGAATAGATACCTATAATTATGTGCTTTCTGATAGTGCTTATATAGATAATAAATGGTGTTATAATATTGTTTATTACCCCAGGCGTGAAAACGAACTCACTTTTAAAGGAGATTTCTGGGTAAACGATACTACCTGGGCCGTAAAAAATATAAATCTTGAAACCACGAAAGACGTAAATATCAACTGGATCAAACAGGTTTATATTGAACAGGATTTTGAAGTTTTAAGTGATTCTGTATTCCTTATTACGAAAGACTTTTTTATGGCCGATTTTGGCATCAATAAAAAGAAAACTTCCCAGGGAATTTACGCAAAAAGAACTTTGCTCTATGATGAATATAAGTTCAATAATGAGAAGCCAGCTTCCTTTTATTCACAACCAGTTTATAATCCACAATCCCAGGCCTATAATAGAAGTGATGAGTTCTGGTCTGAAAATCGCCTGGAAGAGTTAAATAAAGACGAGAAAGGTATTTATGTAATGCTGGATAGCCTTACCAAGACAAAGGCATTCAATAGGCTATATGATATTGCCACGATAGCCCAGTCTGGGTACGTGGAATTTGATGGCTGGGATTATGGTCCGGTGTATTCAACCTTTGGATTTAATGATGTTGAAGGCGTACGAACCAGGTTTGGAGGACGTACCTATTTTGGTCAGAATGATCCTTGGCGAATAGAAGCCTATGGAGCCTATGGCTTTAAAGACAATAAATTTAAATATGGAATTTCAGGTAAAGTTCTTTTAGATCCCAAATCCAGATTGATCTTAACAGGAGGGAACCGGAGGGACGTGGAACAATTAGGAACCAGTCTTACAAATTCTACCGATGTACTGGGTAGAAGTCTGGCTTCTTCATCTCTGTTGAATGTGGGGGATAATGATAAATTAAGTTCCATCAACCTGAGTGTTTTCGCTATAGAACTGGAGCCGCTAAAGAATTTTAAGGTAAGGGTAGGAGCTAATTATAGAGTGTTGAAGCCGGCATCTCCAGAATTCAGCCTTGATTATTATGTAGATGAAGAACGAACAATTATTGATTCTGAAATAAATCAAACTGAAATTTCCACGGTTTTCACATGGACACCGGGAAGAAAAGTTTCAGGATACGGAGTAGAGAGAAGTGTAGTAAATGATGAAGATTTTCCAACCCTGTTCCTAAATTACAGTCTTGGAATAAAAGATGTTTTTAAAAGTGATTTTGAATATAAAAAACTACAATTTTTCTACAATCAGCCATTGCTAATCGGTGGTATTGGGCGTTCTAATGTGAGTCTGGAAGCAGGGAAAACATTTGGAGCGGTTCCTTTGGGACTGTTAAGTGTAGTACCTGGGAATCAAACCTATTTTGCGTTGTATAATACATTTCCAACCCTGGATTTCTACGAATTTGTTACCGATAGTTATTCAGCTATTCATGTTGAGCATAATTTTAACGGAAGATTATTTTCTAGAATTCCCCTTTTAAGAGAGTTAAATTTAAGAGAGTTAATAGGGTTTAGAGCGGTGTATGGTGATATTTCAGATGAAAGTAGAATGATAGATGCTTCCGGGCTTTCGCTGGTTGCCCCAAACTCTAAACCATTCTATGAGTATAGTGTGGGTATAGGAAACATTCTAAAAGTAATGCGCTTTGATGTGCATTTTAGAGGGAATTATTTTGATAATCCAGATGCCAGATCGATGGCTTTTACAATTGATTTCGGATTTCACTTTTAG
- a CDS encoding inorganic diphosphatase, with protein sequence MSDTFDVLIEIPKGSRNKYEYDFELKKVRYDRMIFSSMMYPADYGFIPNTLALDEDPLDVLVLVSEPTFPGIVMEVKPIGVFHMADEKGPDEKIICVPVSDPIWNRLNDLKELNGHMIKEIEHFFKVYKDLEKKKVDTGDFGDANEAREIIRQCVERFENYEGDKSRFGI encoded by the coding sequence ATGTCTGATACTTTTGACGTATTAATCGAGATCCCTAAGGGAAGTAGAAACAAATACGAATATGATTTTGAACTGAAAAAAGTTCGTTATGACAGGATGATCTTCTCTTCGATGATGTATCCTGCAGATTATGGGTTTATTCCCAATACTTTGGCACTGGATGAAGATCCGCTTGACGTGCTTGTATTGGTTTCTGAACCTACCTTTCCAGGGATTGTTATGGAAGTAAAGCCAATTGGTGTTTTCCATATGGCTGATGAAAAAGGTCCTGATGAGAAAATCATTTGTGTACCGGTTTCAGATCCTATCTGGAACAGGCTAAATGATCTTAAAGAACTTAACGGGCATATGATCAAGGAGATTGAACACTTCTTTAAAGTTTATAAAGATCTTGAGAAGAAGAAGGTGGATACCGGTGATTTTGGAGATGCTAATGAAGCACGCGAGATCATAAGACAATGTGTGGAGCGTTTTGAAAATTATGAAGGCGATAAATCACGCTTCGGGATATAA
- a CDS encoding sodium-translocating pyrophosphatase yields the protein MEAIMIYMPAVLAIIGLIYMWVKRSWVMKQDSGDGKMKEISAHIYEGALAFLKAEYKLLTLFVIGASIALAAIAYFVPTTHYLIIIAFIFGAFFSALAGNMGMKIATQTNVRTTQAARTSLPKALSVSFGGGTVMGLGVAGLAVLGLTGFFILFFNYFMGGEWTNTEQMTVVLETLAGFSLGAESIALFARVGGGIYTKAADVGADLVGKVEAGIPEDDPRNPATIADNVGDNVGDVAGMGADLFGSYVATVLAAMVLGNYIIKDMGGEIISEGFGGIGPVLLPMAIAGAGIIISMIGTMLVKISSNDAKESQVMRALNIGNWVSIALVAIICYILVKWMLPATMQMEFFGEGLKEISSMRVFGATIIGLVVGGAISSVTEYYTGLGKKPILKIVQQSSTGAGTNIIAGLATGMISTFPSILLFASAIWASYAFAGFYGVALAASAMMATTAMQLAIDAFGPISDNAGGIAEMSEQEPLVRERTDILDSVGNTTAATGKGFAIASAALTSLALFAAYVTFTGIEGINIFKAPVLAMLFVGGMIPVVFSALAMNAVGKAAMEMVQEVRRQFKEIPGIMEGTGKPQYDKCVAISTEASLREMMLPGLLTIGFPLAIAFIPMIFGMNNLAIAEMLGGYMAGVTVSGVLWAIFQNNAGGAWDNAKKSFEAGVLINGEMTYKGSDAHKAAVTGDTVGDPFKDTSGPSMNILIKLTCLIGLVIAPILGGHTETDIPNQEETAAVYNSENDNNIISKEVKMEKTTENDYVTAYVVVTKNKNGEEVIETFEFEGTESEVRKKVEDIK from the coding sequence ATGGAAGCAATAATGATTTATATGCCTGCGGTGCTGGCAATAATCGGACTCATTTATATGTGGGTCAAAAGATCCTGGGTGATGAAACAGGACTCCGGTGACGGGAAAATGAAAGAAATTTCAGCTCACATCTATGAAGGCGCCCTTGCCTTCTTAAAAGCAGAATATAAATTATTGACTCTTTTTGTGATTGGTGCCAGTATTGCATTGGCTGCCATCGCTTACTTTGTTCCAACTACCCATTACTTAATTATTATAGCCTTTATCTTTGGAGCCTTCTTCTCTGCACTGGCGGGAAATATGGGGATGAAGATCGCCACTCAAACTAATGTAAGAACTACTCAGGCCGCAAGAACCAGTCTGCCAAAAGCATTAAGCGTGTCTTTTGGAGGAGGAACCGTTATGGGACTTGGTGTTGCCGGTTTGGCTGTATTAGGGCTTACAGGTTTTTTTATTCTTTTCTTCAATTATTTTATGGGAGGAGAATGGACCAATACAGAACAAATGACCGTGGTGTTGGAAACCCTTGCAGGTTTTTCCTTGGGAGCTGAATCTATTGCACTCTTCGCCCGTGTGGGTGGAGGAATTTACACTAAAGCTGCCGATGTTGGAGCCGACCTTGTAGGTAAAGTAGAAGCAGGGATTCCTGAAGATGATCCTCGTAACCCTGCAACGATTGCAGATAATGTGGGAGATAATGTTGGTGATGTTGCAGGAATGGGAGCCGATCTTTTTGGTAGTTATGTAGCAACGGTTTTGGCCGCGATGGTTCTAGGGAACTATATTATTAAAGATATGGGTGGTGAAATCATTTCTGAAGGTTTTGGAGGTATTGGACCGGTATTATTGCCAATGGCTATTGCCGGAGCAGGAATTATTATTTCAATGATAGGTACCATGCTAGTGAAAATTAGCAGTAATGATGCTAAAGAATCTCAAGTAATGCGTGCTTTGAATATTGGAAACTGGGTATCTATAGCCCTGGTAGCAATAATATGTTATATTTTGGTGAAATGGATGCTTCCGGCAACTATGCAAATGGAATTTTTTGGCGAAGGCTTAAAAGAAATTTCTTCAATGCGTGTATTTGGTGCAACTATCATCGGACTTGTTGTTGGTGGAGCTATTTCATCAGTAACAGAATATTATACAGGACTTGGTAAAAAACCAATTCTTAAGATCGTACAACAATCCAGTACTGGTGCGGGTACTAATATTATTGCAGGTTTAGCAACGGGGATGATCTCTACTTTTCCTTCAATTTTATTATTTGCAAGTGCTATCTGGGCTTCTTATGCTTTTGCAGGATTTTATGGAGTTGCATTAGCCGCTTCTGCCATGATGGCGACCACTGCTATGCAATTAGCAATAGATGCTTTTGGTCCAATATCTGACAATGCCGGTGGTATTGCTGAAATGAGTGAGCAAGAACCCCTTGTAAGAGAAAGAACAGATATTTTAGATTCTGTAGGGAATACAACGGCGGCAACAGGAAAAGGTTTTGCAATTGCTTCTGCTGCTCTAACTTCCTTAGCATTATTTGCAGCCTATGTAACCTTTACGGGAATAGAAGGGATTAATATCTTTAAAGCTCCAGTATTAGCTATGTTATTTGTGGGAGGAATGATTCCGGTAGTTTTTTCTGCCCTGGCAATGAATGCGGTTGGAAAAGCTGCGATGGAAATGGTTCAGGAAGTACGAAGACAATTTAAAGAGATTCCGGGAATTATGGAAGGTACGGGAAAACCACAATATGATAAGTGTGTCGCTATTTCAACGGAAGCTTCTTTAAGAGAAATGATGCTACCAGGTTTATTAACCATCGGTTTTCCATTGGCAATCGCCTTTATACCGATGATCTTCGGGATGAATAATTTAGCTATTGCTGAAATGCTTGGCGGTTATATGGCTGGAGTAACGGTGAGCGGTGTATTATGGGCGATATTTCAAAATAATGCCGGGGGTGCCTGGGATAACGCTAAAAAATCTTTTGAAGCCGGGGTGTTGATCAACGGGGAGATGACCTATAAAGGATCTGATGCACACAAAGCAGCGGTAACCGGGGACACGGTTGGAGATCCTTTTAAGGATACTTCGGGGCCATCGATGAATATTCTTATTAAGCTTACCTGTTTAATAGGTTTGGTAATTGCTCCAATCTTAGGAGGTCATACTGAAACTGATATTCCTAATCAGGAGGAAACAGCAGCTGTCTATAATTCTGAAAATGATAACAACATTATTTCGAAGGAAGTTAAGATGGAGAAGACTACCGAAAATGATTATGTTACCGCTTATGTTGTAGTAACGAAAAATAAAAACGGAGAAGAAGTTATCGAGACTTTTGAGTTTGAGGGAACAGAATCTGAAGTAAGAAAAAAAGTAGAGGATATCAAATAA
- a CDS encoding DUF7218 family protein — MAKDHGPSIKNDEQYEELRKDGMSKEKAARIANTPDSGEKGGKAEKYEERTKEELYKKAKEVGIEGRSDMSKEDLINALRNH; from the coding sequence ATGGCTAAAGATCATGGACCAAGTATTAAGAATGACGAGCAATATGAAGAACTACGCAAGGATGGGATGAGCAAAGAAAAAGCTGCTAGAATTGCGAATACTCCAGATTCAGGAGAAAAGGGAGGTAAGGCTGAAAAATATGAAGAGCGAACCAAAGAAGAATTATATAAAAAAGCAAAAGAAGTTGGAATAGAAGGTAGAAGTGATATGTCTAAGGAAGATTTGATCAACGCATTAAGAAATCACTAA
- a CDS encoding Ku protein has protein sequence MRSIWNGSISFGLVSIPVKLYSGSEDRKLDLDMLDKKDHGRIRYKRVNEDTGKEVEWKDIVKGFKKDDAYVILEKEDFEKANMKKSKTIDIEEFIDESEVADVLFKKPYFLEPQKEGGKSYNLLRDALSETGKLGVATFVMRQKEHLSLIGVYKKVLVLHVIRFVDEIRDPKELKMSKATIKKKEVEMAISLIEQYTTDFDFKKYKDVYNDQLMKIIDSKATGKKAKIEDFDSKPTPAKDLMAQLKASLDKKKKGKAS, from the coding sequence ATGAGATCGATCTGGAATGGTTCTATAAGTTTCGGACTGGTTTCGATACCGGTAAAGCTTTATTCAGGTTCAGAAGACCGGAAATTAGATCTCGATATGCTCGACAAGAAAGATCATGGGCGTATTAGGTACAAAAGAGTTAATGAAGATACTGGAAAAGAAGTAGAATGGAAAGATATCGTTAAAGGCTTCAAGAAAGATGATGCTTATGTAATATTGGAAAAAGAAGACTTCGAGAAGGCCAATATGAAAAAAAGTAAAACCATCGATATCGAAGAATTTATAGATGAGAGTGAAGTTGCAGATGTCCTTTTTAAAAAACCTTATTTTTTAGAACCTCAAAAGGAAGGTGGTAAATCTTATAATTTACTTCGGGATGCACTTAGTGAGACAGGTAAGCTGGGAGTTGCTACCTTTGTAATGCGTCAAAAAGAACATCTCAGTCTTATTGGGGTTTATAAGAAAGTCCTGGTCTTGCATGTGATTCGTTTTGTAGACGAGATAAGAGATCCTAAGGAATTAAAAATGTCTAAAGCTACGATTAAGAAAAAGGAAGTAGAAATGGCAATTTCTCTGATCGAGCAATATACTACCGATTTTGATTTCAAAAAGTATAAGGATGTTTATAATGATCAGTTAATGAAGATCATTGATTCCAAAGCTACAGGAAAGAAGGCAAAGATTGAAGACTTTGATAGTAAGCCTACTCCTGCTAAAGACCTTATGGCTCAATTAAAAGCAAGTCTGGACAAAAAGAAAAAAGGTAAAGCTTCGTAA
- the ligD gene encoding DNA ligase D, translating into MSLGDYIRKRDFRNTPEPEAKISKANKQRFVVQRHQASRLHYDLRLEIDGVLKSWAVPKGPSMNPRDKRLAIHTEDHPIKYLEFHGTIPKGNYGAGEMKIWDSGIFESASSMDLLEQLSSGNLKIRFSGKKLKGEFALVRTNRGEERNQWLLIKKSDNYSTDLNYDAEDLIERSDPKPGKLIELNFKDPVKPMLATSTKEIFNDPDWIYELKWDGYRLIAHVNDGKVNLHSRNGISYNSKFPELVKDLKTISHEAILDGEVVVVDEDGLPSFEKLQNYDTKTEGALKFYVFDMLYLNGHSTLNLKLLERKSFIPEILEETQLAIFCDHIEGMGTAFYQKAISTGMEGVIAKKADSTYSPGYRTEQWLKVKAEESLETLICGYTDSEGALFGSLILGIIKDGTLSYIGNCGTGFSNKTQAELLRKMEEREIDTNPFEKKPNLKGRKANWVRPELVCEVTFSEWTKAGRMRHPVFKGLREDKSSGDLNNKSLPKEPKQERKSSSNSLEIDGKEVKFTNLDKIYWPESGLRKYDLIDYYLQVSEYILPYLRDRPQNLHRHPNGIHKKGFYQKDNEGLIEDWVETTRIYSKSTNRDIEYLLCQDEATLLYMANLGCIEINPWNSRIDHLDRPDYTVIDLDPSDKNSFDEVIEVALIAREILASAKINAYLKTSGSSGLHIYLPINAEYSYDEARDFTKLLCYFIQEKTSGLTSMDRAVKNRKDKIYLDYLQNRRGQTLASAYCVRPKEGAPVSAPLEWEELKKGLKITDFNIKNMLARLKEKGDLFQAVLHDKVDMEKALERLNKL; encoded by the coding sequence ATGAGTCTTGGGGATTACATCAGGAAAAGAGATTTTAGAAATACTCCAGAACCAGAGGCTAAAATTTCCAAAGCGAACAAGCAGCGTTTTGTAGTACAGCGGCATCAGGCAAGTAGATTGCATTATGATCTACGTTTGGAGATAGATGGAGTCTTAAAGAGCTGGGCGGTTCCCAAGGGTCCTTCGATGAATCCAAGAGATAAGAGGCTAGCTATACATACAGAAGATCACCCTATAAAATATTTAGAATTCCACGGAACTATTCCAAAAGGTAATTATGGTGCCGGTGAGATGAAGATCTGGGATTCTGGTATTTTTGAGTCTGCCAGTTCAATGGATCTTTTAGAACAACTTTCGTCTGGAAATTTAAAAATTAGATTTTCCGGTAAAAAACTGAAAGGAGAATTTGCTCTGGTTAGAACAAATCGCGGGGAGGAAAGAAATCAATGGCTGCTTATAAAAAAATCAGATAATTACTCCACAGATCTTAATTATGATGCTGAAGACCTAATCGAGAGATCAGATCCAAAGCCGGGCAAACTGATAGAACTCAATTTTAAAGATCCGGTGAAGCCCATGCTCGCAACGAGCACCAAAGAAATATTTAATGATCCAGACTGGATCTACGAATTAAAATGGGATGGCTACAGGCTTATCGCACATGTCAATGATGGCAAGGTGAATCTTCATTCCAGAAATGGAATATCTTACAATTCTAAGTTTCCGGAATTAGTAAAAGATCTGAAAACAATCTCACATGAAGCAATACTGGATGGTGAAGTAGTGGTGGTAGATGAAGACGGTCTGCCGAGCTTTGAAAAATTACAGAACTATGATACTAAAACTGAGGGCGCTTTAAAATTTTATGTTTTTGATATGCTTTATCTAAATGGGCATAGCACCTTGAATTTAAAATTGCTGGAACGTAAAAGTTTTATTCCGGAGATTCTGGAAGAAACTCAATTAGCTATTTTTTGTGACCATATCGAAGGCATGGGAACTGCATTCTATCAAAAAGCTATCAGCACCGGAATGGAGGGTGTGATAGCGAAAAAAGCAGATTCAACCTATTCTCCGGGATACAGGACCGAGCAGTGGTTAAAAGTAAAGGCGGAAGAAAGTCTTGAAACCCTTATATGTGGATATACAGATTCTGAAGGAGCTCTTTTTGGATCATTAATTCTTGGAATTATAAAGGATGGAACACTTTCTTATATAGGAAATTGCGGAACAGGTTTTTCGAATAAGACTCAGGCGGAATTGCTGAGAAAAATGGAAGAGCGAGAGATAGATACTAATCCTTTTGAAAAAAAACCAAACTTAAAAGGTAGAAAAGCAAACTGGGTGAGACCAGAATTAGTTTGTGAAGTTACTTTTTCTGAATGGACAAAAGCGGGAAGAATGCGTCACCCGGTATTTAAAGGTTTAAGGGAAGATAAATCATCTGGAGATCTTAATAATAAATCGTTGCCAAAGGAACCAAAGCAGGAAAGAAAATCTTCTTCAAATAGCTTAGAGATAGACGGAAAAGAGGTTAAATTTACTAATCTTGATAAAATTTACTGGCCTGAATCCGGACTTCGAAAATATGATCTAATTGATTACTATCTTCAGGTTTCAGAATATATTCTACCATATTTAAGAGATCGACCTCAAAATTTACACAGGCATCCTAACGGAATCCATAAAAAAGGATTTTATCAGAAAGACAATGAAGGTTTGATCGAGGATTGGGTTGAGACCACCAGAATTTATTCTAAATCTACAAACAGAGATATAGAATATCTTCTTTGTCAGGACGAGGCCACCTTATTATATATGGCAAATCTGGGCTGTATTGAGATTAATCCCTGGAATTCAAGAATAGACCATTTAGATAGACCAGATTATACAGTAATAGATCTGGATCCTTCAGATAAGAACAGTTTCGACGAGGTGATCGAAGTTGCATTGATCGCCAGGGAAATACTTGCTTCAGCTAAAATTAATGCTTATTTAAAAACTTCAGGTTCTAGTGGCCTGCATATATACCTGCCTATTAATGCTGAATATTCTTATGATGAAGCGAGAGATTTTACAAAATTGCTCTGTTATTTTATTCAGGAGAAAACATCGGGTCTAACTAGTATGGATCGGGCTGTGAAAAACAGAAAGGATAAGATCTATCTAGATTATCTGCAAAATCGTCGGGGTCAAACCCTTGCTTCGGCTTATTGCGTAAGACCAAAAGAGGGTGCTCCGGTATCAGCACCATTGGAATGGGAAGAACTGAAAAAAGGTCTGAAAATTACCGATTTCAATATTAAAAATATGCTTGCAAGGTTGAAAGAAAAGGGAGATCTATTTCAGGCCGTGTTGCATGACAAAGTAGATATGGAAAAAGCTTTGGAGCGCCTTAATAAATTATAA
- a CDS encoding App1 family protein, translating into MRKRFKKVLGRYKNLDQVYVLPYRSYGTYSHLYVKGRVLDNEPLHIVKDQSIWKTIKNTWKQFDSFEIPDAKMQLILRDKVNLPGTTDDEGYFLFDKTIEENLAEHATKEGWLEYEVYFKNELDPKTEIIDDPAVGEFLVPNVDAEYGVISDIDDTILQTGVTSFLKLRLLKNSLLTNAYARIPFKGAPDLYKKLHKGITGESKNPIFYLSNSPWNLYEYLKLFLDHNGFPKGPILLRDFVTPFDRTLKPEKPHKQKEITNILKTYPDMKFILIGDSGEHDASIYTDIAAQYSDRIMAIYLRSVKHKKQMERVRSLIDNFDTVPVLLAENSNEAEEHARENGFIQ; encoded by the coding sequence ATGCGCAAACGGTTTAAGAAAGTACTGGGTAGATATAAAAACCTGGATCAGGTTTATGTATTGCCTTATAGAAGTTATGGTACTTACTCTCATTTATATGTAAAAGGTCGGGTTCTGGATAATGAACCTTTACATATTGTAAAAGACCAGTCTATTTGGAAAACAATTAAAAATACCTGGAAGCAATTTGACAGTTTTGAGATTCCTGATGCAAAGATGCAGCTGATTCTTCGGGATAAAGTTAATCTACCCGGAACTACCGATGATGAAGGATATTTTTTGTTTGATAAAACCATAGAAGAAAACCTTGCTGAACATGCTACAAAAGAAGGCTGGTTGGAATATGAGGTTTATTTTAAAAATGAGCTTGATCCAAAAACAGAAATAATAGATGATCCCGCCGTAGGAGAATTTTTGGTGCCTAATGTTGATGCTGAATATGGTGTGATCAGTGATATTGACGATACGATTCTACAAACAGGGGTAACTTCATTTTTAAAGCTGCGCCTTTTGAAAAATTCACTACTTACCAATGCCTATGCAAGAATTCCTTTCAAAGGAGCACCAGATTTATATAAGAAACTACATAAAGGAATAACCGGAGAGTCAAAAAATCCAATTTTTTATTTAAGTAATAGTCCGTGGAATTTATATGAATATTTAAAATTGTTTCTGGATCATAATGGGTTTCCAAAGGGTCCTATTCTTTTGAGGGATTTTGTAACTCCTTTTGATAGAACTTTAAAGCCCGAAAAGCCTCATAAGCAGAAAGAAATCACCAATATCCTTAAGACCTATCCCGATATGAAATTTATCTTGATTGGGGATAGCGGGGAGCATGATGCAAGTATTTATACAGATATAGCGGCACAATATTCAGACAGGATCATGGCTATTTATCTTCGTAGTGTGAAACATAAAAAACAAATGGAGCGTGTACGGAGTTTGATAGATAATTTTGATACAGTACCTGTTTTGCTTGCAGAAAATTCTAACGAAGCTGAAGAACATGCCAGGGAGAATGGGTTTATTCAATAG